CAGGGCAGACTGCGCAACTGGGCCCACTGGGCTGGCGTTTCTACCCCTTCCACCACAGCCGTCAGGTTCAGGCTGCGCACCAGGGCCAGAATGCTGCCCAGAAGGGCTTGCCCCTGGGGCCGGCCCACATCCTGCACGAAGCTCCGGTCAATCTTGACGCTGTGAACCGGAAATTGACGCAGGTAGCTCAGGCTGCTGTAGCCGGTGCCAAAATCGTCCACGGCGAGGTGAACCCCCAGGGCGCGCAACGCCTGCAAGGTTGTGACCACAGCGTCAATGCCGGCCGCCGCCACGCTTTCCGTGAATTCCAGGTGCAGGGCCGACGGTTCAAGCCCGGTATCACGCAGCGCGTCTTGCACCGTTTCCAGCACCTGTCCCAGACGGAACTGCCGGGCCGAGACGTTCACCGACACCCACACGTCGTTCAGGCCCTGTGCGCGCCACGTCTGCATCTGCGAACAGGCCTCGCGCAGCACCCAGGTGCCGATGGGCACGATCAGACCCGTATCTTCCGCGACAGGAATGAAGTCGGCGGGGCTGACCAGCCCCCGGGTGGGGTGCGCCCAGCGCACCAGGGCCTCCAAGCCCCGAACCTGACCCGTTTGGGTGTCCACCAGCGGCTGGTAGGTCAGAAAGAGTTCCTGGCGGGCCAGGGCGCGGCGCAGATCCTGCTCCAGGGTCAGGCGGGCCAGCAGGTCCTCTTCCATATCTGGCGTGTACAGGGTGTGGCCATTGCCGCCCTGCGCTTTGATTCGGGCCAGCGCCGTGTCCGCGTGCCGCAGAAGGCCCGCGCTGTCGTCGCCATGTGCAGGGAACTCCGCCGCGCCAATGCTGGCCTGGAGCAGCAGCTCCCGGCCGTCCACCTGCCAGGGGAGGCGCAGGCTGTCCAGAAGCGCCTCGGCTCTGGCCGCTGAGACGGGCCCCCGCTCGACCAGGATGAATTCATCCGCACTCTGCCGGGCCAGCAGGCTGTTCGGCGCGGCCACGCCATTCAGTCGGCGGGCCACCTCCACCAGCACCCGGTCACCGAACGGCGGGCCAAAGCTCGCGTTGATCGTCTTGAACTGGTCCAGGTCAATCAGGTACACCGCCAGGTGGGCCGGTGGGTCGGCCAGCAGGCGGCTCACTTCGCCGTCCAGGGCTGGACGGTTGAGCAGGCCCGTCAGGCCGTCGTGATTGGCCAGGTACAGCAGCGAGCGCTGGTGCTGGGCACTGTCCCGGATGCTGACCCAGAAGCCCCGGAAGGCCACCAGGCTGAACAGCACCATCAGGGCGGCCAGCCCCAGCACGGCATTGCGCTGGGCCGTGAGGCGCGCGGCGCGCTCACCCAGCATCGCGTGCAGCACCGGTGCCCCCTGGCCGTAAAGGGTCAGGGCCGACTGCACCGCTGCCTCGCTGGTCTGGCGGTACGCCTGTACCTGATTGGATTGGCCGCGAATCACCCCGCCGGCCCACCACGCCAGTTGCTGACTCACGCGGCGGTGCAACTCGGCCTGGGCCCGGATCAGTTCAGGGGGCACGGGCCTGCGCGTTTCACGAACCTTGTCCCAGCTGCGGCGCACACTGTCAGAAGTGCCCTGCAGTTCTCCGGGCAACAGCGCGGGCTGAGCGGGTTGAGACCGCTGCAACTGGTGCATGCCGGCCCACCGCAGCGCGCCACTCTGGGCGGTGACCACCGGCAGCTGCCGCACCAGCAAGTCCATCAGATAAAACGAAGGCAGCTCCGGGTCCAGAACGAGGCTTGAGGTGTCCGCCACGTGGGTGATGAGGCTCAGGGTTTGCGCGCGCAGGGGCTCGTCAACCGAGCCGCCGCCTGCCCGGTACGTGTCCTGCCAGGTCTGCCAGGCGGCGGCGGCGTCCAGGGACGGGTGGGCCTGTACCGCCTGCGTCACCTGCTGCATCGCCGTCTGGACCGCCTGTTGCGCTGGCAGGCGGTCCGCTGACTGCAGGTGGGCGACTTCACGCTCGCGGTCCAGCTGCACCAGCAGTTGGAGGAGGGGGCCGATGATCGCCAGCCCCCGCTGCTCATCGCGCGCGATGCGGATCTGGTGCTGGGCCTGCGCCGTGTACGCGCTCAGGATCACAGTCAGGGGCAGCACGAACGCCAGCACCAGCGCCAGGAGCCCGACGCTCCGGACCAGGGGGGCATTGACAGCAGGAGCCATGGTCCAGCTGTTGTAGCGCCCGGTGCGTCACGGAACTCTTCCCCACCTGGCCATGAATGGGGCGGCGTGGGCACTGGGCGCGACTGGTGACCTGTGGCCCGAAGGTTACCGGGAAGCACTGGGCAGGGTCTCTCGAAGGCCATTTGAAAACCGGCTGGCTGGAACGTGAACCCAGGCCTGCTGCCCGGTTTGCCGCGACCTTGCTGACACGACCGCGCGTGCTTGGCATGGATGATGGCGGGCCTGGATGACTGGCTCTTCCCCATCCACCGGGCCTCATCACAGGGCAGGTCCCTTTCACTACGCGGCGCAGGCGTCCCGTGCCTTCTGGCCACTGCCCGGCTTCCAGTGAATACAGGCATTGATCCCGCTTTCCTCCAGTTCTGGACCATTCAAGGCAGAACTGGAGGTTGCCTGCCCCCGGCATTTTTCAGATCCACTTCTCGGACACCCACCTGCTTTTCTGCGCCGCTCTGCGAGGCTCTGCAGCCGAAAAAATGCCGTCACGTGTGACGGCATTTCCCGGAGGCCGGATCAGGCGTACTGGGGACGCACCCCCAGCACCTTCAGGCGCACCATGTTGGCCACGAACACCACCCCCGACGCCGCCGTCAGCACGAACAGCAGCACAAACGCGGCCTGTTCGCCCACAGTGGGCCTGAGGGCCGCAAAGAGCAGGGGCAGTGCAAAGCCGCCCAGGCCACCCAGCAGGCCCACCAGCCCGCCCACCACACCCATCTGGCCGGGGTGCCACTGGGCCACCAGGGCGTAGGTGCTGGCCTTGCCAATGCCCATGCCGGCGCCCACCAGAGTGGTCAGCAGCAGAAACGGGGTTAGCGGCAGGTCGCGCAGCAGGGGCAGGAGGCCCACCAGCATGGCCAGGAAAGACGCCACGGTGACGCCACGCGGGCCAAAGCGGTCACTGAAATAACCGCCCAGGGGCCGCAGCAGGCTGGCCGGAAAGATAAACAGCGCAGTCAGCAGCCCCGCCTGCGCCAGCGGCACCCCGTAGTGGTCCACGTAATAGCGGGGCAAAAAGAGGCTGTAGGCCACGTACGCGCCAAAGAACACCACGTAATACAGCCCGAAACGCCATACCTGCAGCCGCCGCAGGGGCCGCAGCCAGTCGGCCAGGGTGCGCCCGGCGGGGGCCACGCGGTCAGGTGGGGTCAGGCGCAGCGTCAGGGCGGCGCAGAGCAGCAGCAGCAGGCCAAAGGCGAATGGCACGAACCGCCAGCCACCTGGAATCAGCAGCCCGGCTGGCACCGCTGCAACCAGGGCGGGCGCCAGCAGTTTGGTCAGGCTGGCCCCGGCGTTCCCTGCCCCGAAGGTGCCCAGGGCCAGCCCCAGGCGCTCACCGGGCACCCACTGGGCAATCCAGGCGTTGCCCACGGCAAAGCTGACCCCGGCCAGCCCCACCCCCAGCGCCAGGGCCAGCAGCGCCGGGTAACTGCCAGCGTAGGCCAGCGCCAGGGCAAACGCCGCCGTGAGCAGCAGGTTCGCCACGAACACCCGCTTGCCCCCGTAGCGGTCGGCCCACAGCCCGGCCGGCAGGCGCAGCAGCGACCCGGTCAGCACCGGAATGGCGGTCAGCAGGGTGTACTGGGCGTCACTCAGGCCCAGGTCGCGGCGCAAGGGCAGGCCCACGATGGCCAGCATGACCCACACGGCAAACATCAGCGTGAAGCCCAGCGTGGCGCCCGTGACCACGCGGCGGGCCTCGGGGCTCAGGGGCGCGGGGGATGTGGGGTGAGCAGGCATAGCAACCTCCAGGGGAAAAAGGGGACGAAGAACAAAAGGCGGCGGGTTACACCGGCCGCAGGGCCGACCCCGGATTCGCCCGCCCCACCGGCTCGGCCAGGGGCACAAGTGCCACGGGCGTGAGCTTGAAGCCGGGCATGCGCGAATGGGGGTCCAGGGCCTGCGGATCGGTGAGGAGGTTGGCGGTTTCGGGCCAGTGGAAGGGGACAAACACGGTGTCGGGCCGCAGGCCGGGCGCCAGCGCCACCGGGGCCTGGGCCTGCCCGTGGGCGGTGCGCAGCAGCACCGGGTCGCCTGCACGCAGGCCGTGGGCCCGGGCGGTGTCGGGGTGCAGCTGCGCGGCGAACGTGGCCCTCAGGGCCGGGTTGCGCCGGGTCTGGGTGCCGCTCTGGTACTGGGCGCCCAGCCGCCCGGTGGTCAGGTACAGCTGGCCTGGGACGGCAGCCACCGCCGGCAGCTGCGGCACATGCAGGGTGGCCAGCCCGTCGGGCGTGGGGTAGGGCGGGGCGTAGACGTGTGGGGTGTCCGGGGTATCTCGTTCTGGCGTGTCTCGTTCTGGGGCCCGTATGCCAGCGGTCCGGGCGGCGCGCACCGGCCACTGGGCACTGGCCCGGTCCAGGCGCGCGGCACTCAGGCCGCTGTAATCGGCCAGACCGCCCGCCGTCGCCCGGAAGAACTCGTCCTGCAGGGCCTGAAAGGTGGGATAGGTAAAGCCCTGCTCCCGGCCCACGGCCTGCGCCAGATCGCACAGAATGCGCCAGTCCTCGCGGGCAGCGCCGGGGGGCCACGCGGCGCGGCGCCGCCGCTGCACCCGGCCTTCCAGGTTCGTGGTGGTGCCTTCTTCCTCACACCACATGGACCCTGGCAGCACCAGGGTGGCCAGCGCCGCCGTCTCGCTGGGCAGCACGTCAATCACGATCAGGTGGCGCAGGCGCCCCAGATTGCGCGCCACCTGCCCGGCCCCCGCCGCACTGACCACCGGGTTGGCCGCCAGCACGATCAGGGCCTCAATGTCGTCACCGCAGGCGCCCAGCAACTCCTGGGCACTGCGGCCCGGGGCCGGCAGGTCATCCGGCGCGCAGCCCCACAACGCCGCCATGTGGGCGCGGTGCGCCGGGTTTCGCAGCGAGCGGGCACCGGGCAGCTGATCGTTCTTCTGGCCGTGCTCGCGCCCCCCCTGGCCGTTTCCCTGGCCGGTCAGCGGGGCGTAGCCGCCGCCCACCTTGCCAAAGTGGCCGCACAAAAAGGCCAGATTCAGCCACGCCTGCACGGTGTCGGTGCCGTGCAGGTGCTGCTCTGGGCCGCGCCCGCTCAGGATCAGGGGGGTACGGGCCGCCGCGTAGGCGCGCGCCAGGGCCAGCACCTCGTCTTCGGCCACGCCGCAGTCCTGGGCCACCCGGGCCGGCGTGTAGGCGCGGGCCTGGGCCAGCACCTCGGCCATGCCGTGGGCCGGGGCGGTGGGCCGAATGCGGCCCCAGTGCGCCATGAGGTGCAGCAGACCCAGGGCCAGCACGCCGTCGGTGCCGGGGCGCAGGGCCAGGTGGTGCCCGGCCACCTTCGCCGTGGGCGTGGCGCGCGGATCAATGGCCCACACCTGAGCGCCCCGGTCCTTGCTGGCTTTGAGGTACTGGGCCAGGGGCGGCAGCGTTTCGGCGATGTTGGCCCCCACCAGCAGCACCAGATCGCTGCGCGGCAGGTCGTCCAGCGGAAAGCCCAGGCCCCGGTCGTAGCCCACCGTGCGGGTGAGGGCCGCGCTGGCACTGGCCATGCAGTAGCGGCCGTTGTAGTCGATGTGCGGGGTGCGCAGCGCCAGCCGCGCGAATTTGCCCAGCAGGTACGCGGTTTCGTTGGTCAGGGCGCCACTGCCAAACACGCCGATGCGCTCCGGGGCCGCCTGCACCAGCGGGCCCAGGGCGTCCTGAATGTACGCCAGGGCCTCGGGCCAGCCCACCGGCACCAGTTCGCCGTTCCGGCGCAGCAGTGGCGTGGTCAGCCGCTCCGGGTGGCGCAGATCGTTCAGGGCGGCCAGACCCTTCTTGCACACCGTGCCGTGGGCCACGGGGCAGGCCTTGGTGGGCGTGGCCCGCACGGGCAGGCCGCCTTCAAGGTGCAGGTCGAAGTTGCACTGCACCGCGCAGTAGGGACAGGTGGTGCGCACGGTGGCGGTAGGGGGGCTGCCCGGCGTCATGCCGCCACCTTGCGGGGCAGGGCAAGGGTTGTCAAGGCCAAATTTGCAGGTTGTTTCAAAAATTCAGAACGCTTTGCAGGATTTTTCCCCAAACTGTCCAATACACTCGGCCTGACCGGCACTTAGCTAGCCTTTTTGTTGACAAAATTCAGATTGGCCCGTTAACTGTGTCGCAGCAGGCGGCGCGCTTCCCCTTCTCCCACTGCGCCCTGCCCTGGAGGTTGCCCCATGTCCACACCCGTTTCGTCTCTTCCACACGTCGTCATCGTGGGCAACGGCATGGTCGGCCACCGCTTGGCAGAGCAGCTGCGCGAGGGCGCTCCCGCGCAGGCCTTGCGCCTGACCGTGATCTGCGAGGAAAGTCGCCTCGCCTATGACCGCGTACACCTGTCGCAGCACTTTGATGACCCCGCGCCGGACCTTGCGCTGGCGACGCCGGGCGCCTACGCCGAGCAGGGCGTGGCCGTGCTCTGGGGCCGCGCCCACGACCTGAACCCGGCGGCGCGCACCGTGGCGGTGGGAGACCGCACCCTGGCCTACGACGCCCTGGTGCTGGCCACCGGTTCGGTGCCCTTCGTGCCGCCGCTGCCCGGCAAGGAGGCCCGGGGCTGTTTCGTCTACCGCACCCTGGAGGACCTAGAGGCCATCCGGGGCGCGGCGCAGCAGGCGCACACCGGCGTGGTGATCGGCGGCGGCCTGCTGGGTCTGGAAGCGGCCGGGGCCCTGCGCAAACTGGGCCTGCAGACGCATGTGGTCGAGGTGGCGCCCTGGCTGATGCCCGCGCAGCTGGACGCCGAGGGCGGCGCCACACTGCAGCGGCGCGTGGAAGCCCTGGGCCTTCAGGTCCATGTGGGCCGGGCCACCCAGCGCCTGACCACCGACGCGGCGGGGCAGGTGACCGGCCTCGTCTTTGCCGATGGACAGACGCTGGACACCGAACTCGTGGTGTTCTCCGCCGGCATCCGCCCCCGCGACGAGTTGGCCCGCGCGGCCGGGCTGGCGGTGGGCGAACGCGGCGGCATTCAGATTGACGACCAGGGCCGCACGAGCGCGCCGGGCGTGTACGCCGCCGGAGAATGCGCGCTGCACGGCGGGCGCACCTACGGGCTGGTGGCGCCGGGCTACCGCATGGCGGCGGTGGTGGCCGCCAACGTGCGGCGCGACCTGGGGCTGCAGACCGGGCCCCCCGCCCTGTTCACCGGCGCCGACCTGTCCACGCAGCTCAAGCTGCTGGGCGTTGAGGTGGGCTCGTTCGGGGACGCGCAGGGGAAGACCCCGGGCAGCCGCACCGTGTCCCTCAGCGACAACGTGCGCGGCACCTACAGCAAACTGGTGCTGTCCCAGGATGGGCAGCGGGTCCTGGGCGGCCTGCTGGTGGGCGACACCGCCCGCTACAGCGACCTGCTGGACCTGGCCCTGTCGGGGCAGGTGCTGAGCGCCTCGCCCGAAACGCTGCTGGTGCCCCCCACGGGGGCGGCCCCGGCCAGCGCCGATCCGCTGCTGTGCTCCTGCGAACACGTGCGGGGAAGCGCGGTGTGTGCGGCCGTGCACGGTGGGGCGCGCGACGTGGCGGCGCTGAAAAAGGCCACAGGAGCAGGCACCGGCTGCGGGGGCTGCGTGCCCACCCTGCAGCGCACGCTGCAAGGCGAACTGCACCGCCTGGGCGAAGGTGTCTCAGTGCACCTGTGCGAGCACTACGCCTACAGCCGCCAGGACCTGTTTGACCTGATCCGGGTGCGTGGCTACCGCACCTGGGCGCAGGTGCTCTCGGCCTGCGGCACCGGGCACGGCTGCGAAGTCTGTAAGCCGGCAGTGGCCTCCATTCTGGCCAGCCTGCACAGCGAACTGGTGGTGGGACCGGCACACGCGGCGGTGCAGGACACCAACGACGCCTTTCTGGCCAACATTCAGAAAAACGGCACTTACTCGGTGGTGCCCCGTATCCCCGGCGGCGAGATTACCCCGGAGGGACTGGTGGCCATTGGCACCGTGGCGCGTAAATTTGGGCTGTACTGCAAGCTCACGGGCGGCCAACGCATTGACCTGCTGGGGGCCCATGTGGGCGACCTGCCCGCCATCTGGGAAGAGCTGATTGCGGCCGGCTTCGAAAGCGGGCACGCCTACGGCAAGAGCCTGCGTACGGTCAAAAGCTGCGTGGGCTCGGCATGGTGCCGCTACGGCGTACAGGATTCCACGGGGCTGGCGGTGCGGCTGGAACTGCGCTACCGGGGCCTGCGCAGCCCCCACAAACTGAAAAGTGGCGTGTCCGGCTGCGTGCGCGAATGCGCCGAGGCCCGCTCCAAGGACTTTGGCCTGATTGCCACCGAGCGCGGCTGGAATGTGTATGTAGGAGGCAACGGCGGCGTGACCCCCCGGCACGCCCAGCTGCTGGCCGAGGGGCTGAGTGAGGACGAGGTGGTGCGCGTGCTGGACCGCTACCTGATGTTCTACGTGCGCACCGCCGACCGCCTGGAGCGCACCTCGGCGTGGCTGGAGCGCATGGAAGGTGGGCTGGACCACCTGCGGCGCGTGATTCTCGACGACCACCTGGGCCTGTGCGCCGAGCTGGAAGCCGAGATGGCCCGCCATGTCGCCGCCTATCAGGACGAGTGGGCGGCGGCCGTGGCCGACCCGGCGGTGCGCGCCCGGTTCCGCACCTTCGTCAACGCCGATGCCCGTGACGACGGCGTGACCTGGGTGACCGAACGCGGCCAGCCCTGTCCGGCGCCGCCAGCAGGTGCCCATCCGGCCCTGCCCGGAGGTGACTGATGACAGGGTTCCGTTCCTCGTCCCTCCTCTCATCCAGCACCGAGATGTTTGCTCCTCACCCAAAGCCCGCCTCGTCTCCTGCTCTCGGGGATGACCGCCCACTGACGTTCACCCCCCACCCTACCCCTCGGAGCGTACCCATGACTCTGCCTCCTTCCTCCACCCTGCCCTGGACGCGCGTGTGCGCGCTGGGCGACATCCTGCCCGGCAGCGGCGTTTGCGCGCTGGTGTCTGGCGTTCAGATCGCGCTCTTTCACGTGGCCGGGCGGGTATATGCCCTGGGCAACCGCGACCCCTTTACCGGCGCCAATGTGCTTTCGCGCGGCCTGACGGGCAGTTACCAGCGCGGCGACGAGGTGCGCTTCAAGGTCGCCTCGCCGCTGCTGAAACACACCTTCGATCTGGAAACGGGCCAGAGCCTGGAGGAACCGGGCGTTCGCGTGCCGGTGTTTGCCACCCGCCTGGAAGGAGGTGACGTATGGACTGGTTCGGCCATCTGAACGTCCTGAGTCTGGAATCGCGCCGCAGCGAGGAAATGGAAACCCTGATCCGCAAGTACGGCGGGACCCCGCAGGTGGCCCCCAGCATGCGCGAGGTCAAACTGGACCTGAGTGGGCCCCTGGCCCAGTTCGAGCGCGACCTGGCCGCCGGGGACATTCACGCCGTGGCCTGCCTGACGGGCGTGGGCACCCGCATGTTCCTCAAGGAGCTGGCGGCGCGCGATCCCCGCCATCTGGAAACGCTGCGCGGCGTGCCGCTGATTGCCCGGGGGAGCAAACCCGCCCAGGCACTGAAAAGCTTTGGCCTGCCCAGTGTGCTGGTGCCCCGCCCCTGCACGTGGCACGAGGTGACCGAACACCTGCTGGCCACCCTGACGCGCGGGCAGCACGCTGTGGTGCTGGAATACGGCGACGCCCTGCCCACCGCCATGCGGCGCGAACTGGGCTACGCGGGGATTCGCGTGACCAGCGTGCCGGTCTACCGCTGCGCCTTTCCCCAGGACCCCGCGCCCCTGGCGCGCGCCGTGCGCGACGTGGTGCTGGGCGGCCCCGACATCCTGCTGCTGTCCAGCGGCACCCAGCTGCTGCACTTCCTGAAATACGCCGAGAAGTTGGGCCTGCTGGACGAGGCGCGCGCGGGGCTGGCGCGGCTGGTGGTGGTCAGCATTGGCCCGGCCTGCAGCGAGGCCGCCGCTGACCTGGGCCTGCGCATTGACCTGGAGGCCAACCCACACAAGATGGGCATTCTGGTGCGCATGGCCGCCGAACATGGCCCGGGCCTGCTGGCGCAGCGCCTGGGCCGGGCGGGCTGACGGGTCCGGAGAGAGCACCGTCGGCTCTCGCTCCATCCTTTCGCTACTTCAGAAGCAGAAACACACCCAAGCTTGGCCCTCTCAACGCTGGAGCCAGAGGCGCGGCCCACACTCTGGCTCCAGCACCAGGTGCTGGCGACCCGTGCTGCACGGCATGAAGAACGAGCGAAGGGTTGAGAGCCCACACGGCGCTACAGACTGCACCCACTGCCACAAGAGCGGCGCCATCTGACCACGGAACTAAACAGTGGGCGCCAGAGCGTGGCGGGGCCCCAGCCAGCGCTCTCCAGGCTGCATAGTGCGCCGCCGAACAACACCGCAGAAGAGGCCACGCCGCCGACTGCCGGCGGGCTGAAAGCCAGAGGATAACAACCTGGGCGGCACAGCTTCCGCAGGCATGCCATGCTCCTCGGGATGTTCGTGTCTGCCCATGCACACCTTCTGGGGCTGCTTGTCTTTGGGCTGTCGCTCCCAGTAAACCTACGCGCACCGGTCCTTCCTCTGTGATGCGGCGTGCCAGTTCTCCTGCCTTGCTGGACATGGCCGCTGTGCACCAGACCGGTCCTCAGCAGAGCGGGGCCAAAGCCTGGCGCCTGACGCAACTGCGCCGGTACGGGTTCCCAGTCCCCGACCTTTATGTTGTTCCAGCGTGGGTCCACGCAGACTGGCTTCAGCGCAGCCGGCTTGAGCCACGCCTGCGCAGCGCAGCGCCCAACGAACTCGAACGCCTCCGCACCCAGCTGCATGAGACGCCGCTCCCCGAAACACTGATAGCGGCGCTCGCTGAACTGGCCCCTGTGGCCCCCGCCTGGGCCGTACGTTCCTCTGCGCCGCACGAAGACGGCACCGCCGCGTCTTTTGCCGGTCAGCACGCCACCTGCCTCCATGTCAGTGGCCTGCAAGCATTGTGTGAGGCGGTGCGGCACGTCTGGGCCTCGGTGTGGACGCCAGCCGCACTCAGCTACCGCCTCCGGCACGGCGCTGGGGCAGATTTCGGCATGGCGGTGCTGCTGATGCCGATGGTGCCTGCAGTGAGCAGCGGCGTCGCCTTTACGCGTGATCCGCTCACAGGGCAGCCGGAGCGCATCATTCTTCAGGCGAATTGGGGCCTGGGCGAAAGTCTGGTGCAGGGGCTCAGTGCAGGCGACGAGATCACCGTGCACACCAATCCCTTGAACGCCGACCTCATGGGGCTGCAGATCACGGTTGGGCGCAAGACCCAGCAGGTTCAGCTTCAGCCTGAGGGCGGCACACGTCCTGAAGCCGTCCCCATCCACCAACAGTGCCAGCCTGTCCTGCATCCAGCGCAGGCGCTCCGCCTTGCGGGCCTGCTGCGGCAGGCGGCCCTCAGCCTCAATTTCGCGGCGCCCCATTTCGACCTGGAGTGGGCGTTCGATGGCCACCGGTTCTGGCTATTGCAGGCGCGGCCCCTGACAGCGGTGGGTGGGCGCGAAGCTGGACAGGTGCAGGGCCAGCCCACGCTCTGGTCGCGCGGCAACACAGGGGAGGTGATGCCGTTCCCCCTCTCTGCCATCGACTGGAGCGCGGCGCAGAATATTGGTGAACGCGTGCTGAAAAGCAGCCTGCTGGCAGCGGGGTATGTGCCCGAGCCCGCCGCCCCGCGCCTGGCCCTGCACCAGGGCCACCTGTACATGAACATGTCGCTCGTGCAGTGGGAGCTGAAAGAAGCATTCGGCCTGTCCCCAGCCGACACCAACGCCCTGCTGGGTGGCCAGCAGCGCGCCCTGGTGTGGCCAAGGCAGCCCTGGACAGCGCGCCTCCGCCAGGGCAAGCGGCTGCTGCAGCTGGCCTTCCTGACCCCTGCCTTGCGCCGAAAGGGGCGGCGGCAGGCCACCCGACTCCTCCGCTGGAGTGCCCGAGAAGCCAGGCGACCCCTGCCCACGTCGCCCCTGCGGCAGGCCGCCGCGCTGGACCGGCTGTTTACGCACCTGAACCGCCAGCAAGCCCTGTTCTTCCTGCAGGGGGGGAGTGGAGCTAGCGCCTGGGCGCTTCGGAGGCTGCTGACCCAGCTGCTGCCGCTGGAAGGGCCTGCACTGGCCCTGGACCTGCTGACCGGGGGCGCCCCCAGCGTCAGTGCGGCGCAGGCACATGATCTTGCGCA
This DNA window, taken from Deinococcus aquaedulcis, encodes the following:
- a CDS encoding putative bifunctional diguanylate cyclase/phosphodiesterase, whose product is MAPAVNAPLVRSVGLLALVLAFVLPLTVILSAYTAQAQHQIRIARDEQRGLAIIGPLLQLLVQLDREREVAHLQSADRLPAQQAVQTAMQQVTQAVQAHPSLDAAAAWQTWQDTYRAGGGSVDEPLRAQTLSLITHVADTSSLVLDPELPSFYLMDLLVRQLPVVTAQSGALRWAGMHQLQRSQPAQPALLPGELQGTSDSVRRSWDKVRETRRPVPPELIRAQAELHRRVSQQLAWWAGGVIRGQSNQVQAYRQTSEAAVQSALTLYGQGAPVLHAMLGERAARLTAQRNAVLGLAALMVLFSLVAFRGFWVSIRDSAQHQRSLLYLANHDGLTGLLNRPALDGEVSRLLADPPAHLAVYLIDLDQFKTINASFGPPFGDRVLVEVARRLNGVAAPNSLLARQSADEFILVERGPVSAARAEALLDSLRLPWQVDGRELLLQASIGAAEFPAHGDDSAGLLRHADTALARIKAQGGNGHTLYTPDMEEDLLARLTLEQDLRRALARQELFLTYQPLVDTQTGQVRGLEALVRWAHPTRGLVSPADFIPVAEDTGLIVPIGTWVLREACSQMQTWRAQGLNDVWVSVNVSARQFRLGQVLETVQDALRDTGLEPSALHLEFTESVAAAGIDAVVTTLQALRALGVHLAVDDFGTGYSSLSYLRQFPVHSVKIDRSFVQDVGRPQGQALLGSILALVRSLNLTAVVEGVETPAQWAQLRSLPCDLIQGYVISRPVPAPEAGQLLQAGVLPVVPPPAASQAAASPERPRPHPGS
- a CDS encoding MFS transporter; the protein is MPAHPTSPAPLSPEARRVVTGATLGFTLMFAVWVMLAIVGLPLRRDLGLSDAQYTLLTAIPVLTGSLLRLPAGLWADRYGGKRVFVANLLLTAAFALALAYAGSYPALLALALGVGLAGVSFAVGNAWIAQWVPGERLGLALGTFGAGNAGASLTKLLAPALVAAVPAGLLIPGGWRFVPFAFGLLLLLCAALTLRLTPPDRVAPAGRTLADWLRPLRRLQVWRFGLYYVVFFGAYVAYSLFLPRYYVDHYGVPLAQAGLLTALFIFPASLLRPLGGYFSDRFGPRGVTVASFLAMLVGLLPLLRDLPLTPFLLLTTLVGAGMGIGKASTYALVAQWHPGQMGVVGGLVGLLGGLGGFALPLLFAALRPTVGEQAAFVLLFVLTAASGVVFVANMVRLKVLGVRPQYA
- a CDS encoding uroporphyrinogen-III synthase, producing MDWFGHLNVLSLESRRSEEMETLIRKYGGTPQVAPSMREVKLDLSGPLAQFERDLAAGDIHAVACLTGVGTRMFLKELAARDPRHLETLRGVPLIARGSKPAQALKSFGLPSVLVPRPCTWHEVTEHLLATLTRGQHAVVLEYGDALPTAMRRELGYAGIRVTSVPVYRCAFPQDPAPLARAVRDVVLGGPDILLLSSGTQLLHFLKYAEKLGLLDEARAGLARLVVVSIGPACSEAAADLGLRIDLEANPHKMGILVRMAAEHGPGLLAQRLGRAG
- a CDS encoding molybdopterin oxidoreductase family protein, with the translated sequence MTPGSPPTATVRTTCPYCAVQCNFDLHLEGGLPVRATPTKACPVAHGTVCKKGLAALNDLRHPERLTTPLLRRNGELVPVGWPEALAYIQDALGPLVQAAPERIGVFGSGALTNETAYLLGKFARLALRTPHIDYNGRYCMASASAALTRTVGYDRGLGFPLDDLPRSDLVLLVGANIAETLPPLAQYLKASKDRGAQVWAIDPRATPTAKVAGHHLALRPGTDGVLALGLLHLMAHWGRIRPTAPAHGMAEVLAQARAYTPARVAQDCGVAEDEVLALARAYAAARTPLILSGRGPEQHLHGTDTVQAWLNLAFLCGHFGKVGGGYAPLTGQGNGQGGREHGQKNDQLPGARSLRNPAHRAHMAALWGCAPDDLPAPGRSAQELLGACGDDIEALIVLAANPVVSAAGAGQVARNLGRLRHLIVIDVLPSETAALATLVLPGSMWCEEEGTTTNLEGRVQRRRRAAWPPGAAREDWRILCDLAQAVGREQGFTYPTFQALQDEFFRATAGGLADYSGLSAARLDRASAQWPVRAARTAGIRAPERDTPERDTPDTPHVYAPPYPTPDGLATLHVPQLPAVAAVPGQLYLTTGRLGAQYQSGTQTRRNPALRATFAAQLHPDTARAHGLRAGDPVLLRTAHGQAQAPVALAPGLRPDTVFVPFHWPETANLLTDPQALDPHSRMPGFKLTPVALVPLAEPVGRANPGSALRPV
- the nirD gene encoding nitrite reductase small subunit NirD, which encodes MTLPPSSTLPWTRVCALGDILPGSGVCALVSGVQIALFHVAGRVYALGNRDPFTGANVLSRGLTGSYQRGDEVRFKVASPLLKHTFDLETGQSLEEPGVRVPVFATRLEGGDVWTGSAI
- the nirB gene encoding nitrite reductase large subunit NirB, which codes for MSTPVSSLPHVVIVGNGMVGHRLAEQLREGAPAQALRLTVICEESRLAYDRVHLSQHFDDPAPDLALATPGAYAEQGVAVLWGRAHDLNPAARTVAVGDRTLAYDALVLATGSVPFVPPLPGKEARGCFVYRTLEDLEAIRGAAQQAHTGVVIGGGLLGLEAAGALRKLGLQTHVVEVAPWLMPAQLDAEGGATLQRRVEALGLQVHVGRATQRLTTDAAGQVTGLVFADGQTLDTELVVFSAGIRPRDELARAAGLAVGERGGIQIDDQGRTSAPGVYAAGECALHGGRTYGLVAPGYRMAAVVAANVRRDLGLQTGPPALFTGADLSTQLKLLGVEVGSFGDAQGKTPGSRTVSLSDNVRGTYSKLVLSQDGQRVLGGLLVGDTARYSDLLDLALSGQVLSASPETLLVPPTGAAPASADPLLCSCEHVRGSAVCAAVHGGARDVAALKKATGAGTGCGGCVPTLQRTLQGELHRLGEGVSVHLCEHYAYSRQDLFDLIRVRGYRTWAQVLSACGTGHGCEVCKPAVASILASLHSELVVGPAHAAVQDTNDAFLANIQKNGTYSVVPRIPGGEITPEGLVAIGTVARKFGLYCKLTGGQRIDLLGAHVGDLPAIWEELIAAGFESGHAYGKSLRTVKSCVGSAWCRYGVQDSTGLAVRLELRYRGLRSPHKLKSGVSGCVRECAEARSKDFGLIATERGWNVYVGGNGGVTPRHAQLLAEGLSEDEVVRVLDRYLMFYVRTADRLERTSAWLERMEGGLDHLRRVILDDHLGLCAELEAEMARHVAAYQDEWAAAVADPAVRARFRTFVNADARDDGVTWVTERGQPCPAPPAGAHPALPGGD